In Gemmata obscuriglobus, a single genomic region encodes these proteins:
- a CDS encoding response regulator, which yields MTDTVLIVDDEESVRRTFREWLTGAMPDARVFAVADSESALQIANEQPVDLAILDWNLGSGSDGLRLLEDLVEFRPDVVAILVTGFAHQATPLDALRMGVRDYIDKNQDLNRDTFVAAIRRQLDRIRPAKQQREINQRLAAFREAVEKVLPIVQTSAAFNDPVPLPAAVKSLLRFVIRGTRAADGALIVRHTALDGTESTVAYGAEGQPLPTPTVPFARSLAASVISFQEPVAINDFDPRALGPLELLPFEANRACILAAPLRVAPDTVVVVELFDKAAPGFTDEDRRLVTSAAEVGTDLLRQAVAERQTHKLLFDAVDAALQATAQLGEASAGPEPGPPPSVLARLKEGLSADSNAIADPDTTLRLVEAVRALAVKHGPSAVNHCVKVVNDLHKLLDELTGL from the coding sequence CACCGGCGCTATGCCGGACGCCCGCGTGTTCGCCGTGGCGGACTCGGAGTCGGCGCTCCAGATCGCCAACGAGCAGCCGGTCGATCTCGCCATCCTCGACTGGAACCTCGGGTCGGGCAGCGACGGGCTGCGGCTTCTCGAAGACCTCGTGGAGTTCCGGCCGGATGTGGTCGCGATTCTCGTAACGGGCTTCGCCCACCAGGCGACGCCGCTCGACGCGCTCCGCATGGGCGTGCGCGACTACATCGACAAGAACCAGGACCTGAACCGCGACACGTTCGTCGCCGCCATCCGGCGGCAACTGGACCGCATCCGGCCCGCGAAGCAGCAGCGCGAAATCAACCAGCGCCTGGCGGCGTTCCGCGAGGCGGTCGAGAAGGTGCTGCCGATCGTGCAGACCTCCGCGGCGTTCAACGACCCGGTGCCGCTGCCCGCGGCGGTGAAGTCGCTGCTTAGGTTCGTGATCCGCGGCACCCGTGCCGCCGACGGCGCGCTGATCGTCCGGCACACCGCCCTCGACGGGACCGAATCGACCGTCGCCTACGGTGCGGAGGGGCAACCGCTGCCCACGCCGACGGTGCCGTTCGCGCGGTCGCTCGCGGCCAGCGTCATCAGCTTTCAAGAGCCGGTCGCGATTAACGATTTCGACCCCCGCGCGCTCGGGCCGCTGGAACTCCTGCCGTTCGAGGCGAACCGCGCCTGCATCCTCGCGGCGCCGCTCCGGGTGGCCCCGGACACGGTCGTCGTGGTAGAACTGTTCGACAAAGCCGCGCCCGGCTTCACCGACGAAGACCGGCGGCTTGTAACGTCGGCGGCCGAGGTCGGTACGGACCTGTTGCGGCAGGCGGTCGCGGAGCGGCAAACGCACAAGCTGCTGTTCGATGCCGTCGACGCCGCGCTGCAGGCGACGGCACAACTCGGCGAGGCGTCGGCGGGACCGGAACCCGGACCGCCGCCGTCGGTTCTGGCGCGACTGAAGGAAGGGCTGAGTGCCGACTCGAACGCGATCGCCGACCCCGACACCACGTTGCGCCTGGTCGAAGCGGTTCGTGCCCTGGCCGTGAAGCACGGCCCGAGTGCGGTGAACCACTGCGTGAAGGTGGTCAACGACCTGCACAAGCTGCTCGACGAACTCACCGGCCTGTGA
- a CDS encoding S8 family serine peptidase, whose amino-acid sequence MTETASTVFDEIFARLTPDSILRDPRATGEGIAVAVIDSGVERSVLETKFAGAGTSINTIEGAVFRPSGPPLPYTGHQSSPHGTTVADIVLTIAPRVKLYSADVFGPTGSCEVETVIAALRHAIDVWKVKVVNLSLGVPEHKLQQLPRRHQLQRAIEEAYFRDVLVFAAAHNEHPLTRSYPAAFAPPLISVDKGLFDDPLRFAYKLSEQVEFQAHSRGYLGPFAREPATSWATPHLAGIAARVLSLKPDLKPFEIKTILYWLFRSGSATPLA is encoded by the coding sequence ATGACCGAGACGGCCTCGACGGTGTTCGACGAGATCTTCGCCCGGCTCACGCCGGACAGCATCCTCCGTGACCCCCGCGCGACCGGCGAAGGGATCGCGGTCGCGGTGATCGACTCCGGCGTCGAGCGGTCCGTGCTGGAAACGAAGTTCGCCGGCGCCGGCACGTCCATCAACACGATCGAGGGCGCGGTGTTCCGGCCCAGCGGCCCGCCGCTGCCGTACACCGGCCACCAGTCGTCGCCCCACGGCACCACCGTCGCGGACATCGTGCTCACGATCGCCCCGCGGGTGAAGCTCTACTCCGCCGATGTGTTCGGCCCGACCGGGTCGTGCGAGGTGGAAACGGTGATCGCGGCCCTGCGCCACGCGATCGACGTGTGGAAGGTGAAGGTGGTGAATCTGTCGCTCGGGGTGCCGGAGCACAAGCTCCAGCAGTTGCCCCGGCGGCACCAGTTGCAGCGGGCGATCGAGGAGGCGTACTTCCGCGACGTGCTGGTGTTCGCGGCGGCGCACAACGAGCACCCGCTGACGCGGAGCTACCCCGCTGCGTTCGCCCCGCCGCTCATCTCGGTCGATAAGGGGCTGTTCGACGACCCGCTGCGGTTCGCGTACAAGCTGAGCGAACAGGTAGAGTTCCAGGCGCACAGCCGGGGCTACCTGGGACCGTTCGCACGCGAACCGGCCACGAGCTGGGCGACGCCGCACCTGGCCGGGATCGCGGCCCGCGTGCTGTCGCTGAAGCCGGACCTGAAGCCGTTCGAGATCAAGACGATCCTGTACTGGCTGTTCCGCAGCGGCAGTGCTACGCCTCTGGCCTAA
- a CDS encoding DUF3467 domain-containing protein encodes MSDVPFTEVVPPAAAQPTQVAIRDADLEVMYVNFFRVTGNADEVLLDLGMFSQVVTPTGPEPVNLTHRAVINFVTAKKLADVMRMVVARHEQAYGPIEVDPNRRLRPQG; translated from the coding sequence ATGTCCGATGTTCCGTTCACCGAAGTCGTCCCCCCGGCGGCCGCGCAGCCGACCCAAGTCGCGATCCGCGATGCCGACCTCGAGGTCATGTACGTGAACTTTTTCCGCGTGACCGGTAACGCGGACGAAGTGCTGCTCGACCTGGGCATGTTCTCCCAGGTGGTCACGCCGACCGGCCCCGAGCCGGTGAACCTGACCCACCGTGCCGTGATCAACTTCGTAACCGCCAAGAAGTTGGCCGACGTCATGCGCATGGTCGTGGCCCGTCACGAACAGGCCTACGGTCCGATCGAAGTGGACCCGAACCGCCGTCTGCGCCCACAAGGTTGA
- a CDS encoding tetratricopeptide repeat protein, with the protein MASPILTGQSQTATGRAWASVRRWWRGRDWRVFRSAAPAAIAALGVLFVVFVCASQSPRELEARYLAQGKAALQAKDYPRALTCFERVSPTANDPDAHYRLALAAAATGDYGRASALIHGLAPDGRPGYAPAHYWRARQLLASSPEPNLDKMPPALRARAESHLVRALDGDLGGDRPAALGLLGQLYLVAGRFDEAETRLGQAASTIPMSRLHLAQLYLKRSPPDIGRARKEAELAANHFRDRTKDDLNNYPARLSWATATAFLEDFSGAVAILEEGFGATGAPIFRAALAKTYVGWYDVRKRQDGAAGELIALLAKGLAHEPGSRELLDRMLYHLQIGGGDADQARGVLRDLLAKGTAASAHVHFALAVDARMRKDHATEKMHLELALAADPQAAVVANNLACALMEPPHSNLQRALATVNVALGREPANPVFLDTRGRIYLKLERWKDAISDLDAVLTRAPDIDGVHAALAAAYDGIGQTELADKYRQQVPRKHNPKR; encoded by the coding sequence ATGGCTTCGCCGATCCTGACGGGGCAGTCGCAAACCGCAACCGGCCGGGCGTGGGCCTCTGTCCGGCGCTGGTGGCGCGGGCGCGACTGGCGGGTGTTTCGCTCCGCTGCGCCGGCCGCGATTGCTGCGCTGGGTGTTCTGTTCGTCGTGTTCGTGTGCGCTTCGCAGTCGCCCCGCGAACTTGAGGCCCGGTACCTCGCGCAGGGCAAAGCGGCGTTGCAGGCCAAGGACTACCCGCGTGCGCTAACGTGTTTCGAGAGGGTGTCGCCGACCGCCAACGACCCGGACGCGCATTACCGGCTGGCGCTTGCCGCCGCCGCCACCGGCGACTACGGCCGGGCGAGCGCGCTGATACACGGTCTCGCTCCCGACGGCCGGCCCGGGTACGCGCCCGCGCACTACTGGCGGGCGCGTCAACTGCTCGCCTCGTCGCCCGAACCGAACTTGGATAAGATGCCGCCCGCGCTCCGGGCGCGAGCCGAATCGCATTTGGTGCGCGCTCTGGACGGCGATCTCGGGGGCGACCGCCCGGCGGCTCTCGGGTTGCTCGGCCAGTTGTACCTCGTTGCCGGCCGGTTCGATGAGGCCGAAACTCGCCTTGGGCAGGCGGCGTCTACCATCCCGATGAGCCGATTGCACCTCGCGCAACTGTACCTCAAAAGGTCACCGCCTGACATCGGACGAGCCCGGAAAGAGGCCGAACTGGCCGCGAACCACTTTCGTGACCGCACCAAAGATGATTTGAATAATTATCCGGCGCGGCTCTCGTGGGCCACCGCAACAGCCTTCCTTGAGGACTTCTCGGGCGCCGTTGCGATCCTTGAAGAGGGGTTTGGCGCGACCGGCGCGCCGATTTTCCGTGCGGCACTGGCTAAGACGTACGTTGGATGGTACGACGTGCGCAAGAGGCAAGACGGGGCGGCCGGCGAGCTTATTGCTCTGCTCGCTAAAGGGCTCGCCCATGAGCCTGGGAGCCGAGAACTGCTGGATCGCATGTTGTACCATTTGCAGATCGGCGGCGGCGATGCGGATCAAGCTCGCGGTGTTCTGCGTGATCTGCTCGCGAAGGGGACTGCTGCGTCGGCCCATGTGCACTTCGCGCTGGCCGTAGACGCTCGGATGCGGAAGGATCACGCGACAGAGAAGATGCACCTTGAGCTTGCGCTCGCTGCAGATCCGCAAGCGGCGGTGGTAGCGAACAACTTGGCCTGTGCTCTTATGGAGCCCCCTCACTCCAATCTCCAGCGAGCGTTGGCGACAGTTAACGTTGCGCTCGGGCGTGAGCCTGCCAACCCGGTGTTCCTTGATACTCGAGGGCGCATTTACTTGAAGCTGGAGCGGTGGAAGGATGCGATAAGTGATCTTGATGCTGTGCTGACTCGGGCTCCAGATATCGACGGGGTGCATGCCGCTCTGGCGGCCGCCTACGATGGCATCGGGCAAACTGAGTTGGCCGACAAATACCGGCAGCAGGTTCCCCGCAAACATAATCCGAAACGCTGA
- the xrtU gene encoding exosortase U, translated as MLTAPTAATIPTGKTCSRGWAAAAAVAAVAVAVAPFLVWHLRWMSVRAHYEAFPLVVLGAAVLAWVRFRHPLTCASEGPAAPRMMWAGLLVGWVGVVAAEVLSSSWLACVSVMILVPPLAYGLGGREVFRRVLPAWGLLWLLVPPPMDFDRLLILQLQGLTTVWSGAVLDALEVFHLAAGNVIEIDGRSLLVEQACSGINSLFSLLACTLFLVLLTRRGWGRGTLLMLAAVGWVLVANVTRVVLVAMLETRWGVTAATGWRHEAIGVSLFTVAVGLLLSTDRLLEFLTRPSARAAESPRPVPAAATVQMPVPPKQAVRVAAVVVPSFLVIAGLHWAARGNESIAPVTVPSELASSPELLPAKVGEWERRDFGTETREAHNFFGEHSQNWLYSRPEMAVKSSLAYPFPGWHDLTWCYRSTGWQIDSQEVRTPANVPGGFVQVRLSKPGFRHGFLVFCEFDRSGRPFLARPGGAREPLFRHEASFDRIQRRLEGRPLPPPEPTGAAYQFQVFVEGASPLAAEGEEDVRQLFVALQSHLRERWAAEGGAKQ; from the coding sequence ATGCTGACCGCGCCGACCGCCGCAACCATACCGACTGGCAAGACCTGCTCACGGGGTTGGGCGGCTGCCGCCGCAGTTGCGGCGGTCGCTGTGGCGGTCGCGCCGTTCCTTGTATGGCACCTGCGCTGGATGTCGGTGCGCGCGCACTACGAGGCGTTCCCGCTCGTTGTGCTCGGCGCCGCCGTCCTCGCTTGGGTGCGGTTCCGCCATCCGCTGACTTGTGCGAGCGAAGGGCCGGCGGCGCCGCGGATGATGTGGGCTGGTCTTCTAGTTGGGTGGGTTGGGGTGGTTGCGGCCGAGGTGCTAAGCTCCTCGTGGCTGGCGTGCGTGTCTGTGATGATACTGGTTCCCCCGCTGGCGTACGGGCTCGGTGGGCGCGAAGTGTTCCGGCGAGTGCTTCCTGCGTGGGGGCTGCTTTGGCTGCTCGTGCCGCCGCCGATGGATTTCGATCGGCTTCTGATTCTCCAACTCCAGGGCCTCACGACCGTGTGGAGCGGCGCGGTTCTGGATGCGCTGGAGGTGTTTCACCTTGCTGCCGGGAACGTGATCGAGATCGACGGTCGGTCTTTGCTCGTCGAGCAGGCGTGCAGCGGCATTAACTCGTTGTTCTCGCTATTGGCTTGCACGCTGTTCCTCGTTTTGCTGACCCGTCGCGGGTGGGGGCGCGGAACGCTTTTGATGTTGGCGGCGGTTGGGTGGGTGCTGGTAGCCAACGTGACCCGTGTGGTGCTGGTTGCCATGCTTGAGACCCGTTGGGGGGTGACCGCTGCGACCGGTTGGCGACACGAGGCGATTGGGGTGAGCCTGTTTACGGTAGCCGTTGGGCTGTTGCTGAGCACCGATCGGCTGCTTGAGTTTCTGACCCGTCCGAGCGCACGTGCCGCCGAATCGCCGCGCCCGGTGCCGGCTGCTGCTACTGTGCAAATGCCGGTGCCCCCAAAACAAGCCGTGCGGGTCGCTGCGGTCGTCGTGCCTTCGTTCCTCGTGATTGCCGGCCTGCACTGGGCGGCACGGGGTAACGAATCGATTGCACCCGTGACCGTGCCGTCGGAACTAGCGTCGAGCCCCGAACTGCTCCCCGCGAAAGTGGGCGAGTGGGAGCGGCGCGACTTCGGCACCGAGACTCGCGAGGCGCACAACTTCTTTGGCGAGCACTCTCAGAACTGGCTCTATTCTCGTCCAGAAATGGCTGTCAAATCCTCTCTGGCGTATCCGTTTCCCGGGTGGCACGATTTGACGTGGTGTTACCGCAGTACCGGCTGGCAGATCGACAGCCAGGAAGTGCGGACCCCGGCTAATGTGCCAGGCGGGTTTGTGCAGGTGCGGCTGTCTAAGCCGGGGTTTCGGCATGGGTTCTTGGTATTTTGTGAGTTTGATCGCTCGGGGCGTCCGTTTCTTGCTCGCCCGGGTGGCGCGCGTGAGCCGCTGTTTCGGCACGAAGCATCGTTCGACCGAATTCAAAGGCGGCTCGAAGGGCGACCGCTGCCTCCCCCTGAGCCCACGGGAGCGGCTTACCAATTTCAAGTGTTTGTGGAAGGGGCAAGCCCTCTCGCGGCTGAAGGTGAAGAGGATGTGCGGCAATTGTTCGTCGCGCTTCAGTCGCACCTGCGAGAGAGATGGGCGGCAGAGGGTGGTGCAAAACAATAA
- a CDS encoding MraY family glycosyltransferase, giving the protein MNSPVGFLAMLFALGLVCSVGFTGLARIAARRIGLVDKPDGRRKMHGRVVPVAGGIAVFTSTVLVLAPASLLPGAVAEAVAGHLNALLWLLIASALICLVGVVDDARGLRGRYKLCGQIVAVMVVVATGPQITSVALFGWTVELGYLAIPLTAFWLLGAINSLNLLDGMDGLLGTVATIICLAIAGMAAMHGQYVEACVAVTLAGSLVGFLRYNLPPATIFLGDAGSMLIGLVIGVLAIRCSLKGPTTVALAAPAALLVLPIFDTLAAVVRRKLTGRSIFSTDRGHLHHCLLRGGLSRPRVLLLVASLCIVAVFGVLASIAYHNEALAVASALVVVVILVATRLFGHAEFMLLVQSARALSRSVLGGAPPCGKRLEVRLQGTAEWGELWTRLTDCAGRLNLRTVALDVNAPAHHEAYHARWSRPMETRGEEPVCWSAVLLLTAWGQTVGQVTVSGLPDGEPVWQKLAALGRVTDAAETVLAEAARPPVTVPAATVAETVSA; this is encoded by the coding sequence ATGAATTCGCCTGTTGGTTTCTTGGCAATGCTCTTTGCCCTAGGGCTTGTATGTTCCGTCGGCTTTACCGGTTTGGCGCGGATTGCGGCCCGCCGGATCGGTTTGGTGGATAAGCCGGACGGCCGTCGGAAAATGCACGGGCGCGTGGTGCCGGTTGCGGGCGGCATTGCCGTTTTCACGTCCACAGTGCTTGTCTTGGCTCCGGCCTCGCTGCTTCCGGGTGCAGTGGCCGAAGCGGTTGCTGGCCACCTTAACGCGCTTTTGTGGCTGCTGATCGCATCAGCGCTAATCTGTCTGGTTGGTGTTGTCGACGACGCTCGCGGGTTGCGCGGGCGCTACAAGCTATGTGGTCAGATTGTTGCCGTAATGGTGGTTGTGGCGACCGGGCCGCAGATCACCTCCGTTGCACTGTTCGGTTGGACTGTTGAACTGGGCTATTTGGCGATTCCGCTGACCGCGTTCTGGTTGCTCGGGGCCATCAATTCGCTAAACCTGCTTGATGGTATGGATGGGCTGCTGGGCACGGTGGCTACCATCATCTGCCTGGCCATTGCGGGTATGGCTGCGATGCACGGGCAGTACGTGGAGGCGTGCGTCGCGGTGACTCTGGCCGGTTCGCTGGTCGGCTTCTTGCGCTACAACCTTCCCCCCGCAACCATTTTTTTGGGAGATGCGGGCAGCATGTTGATCGGCTTGGTGATCGGCGTCCTCGCCATTCGGTGCTCTCTCAAGGGGCCGACCACCGTAGCTCTCGCCGCGCCGGCCGCTCTGTTGGTGCTACCCATTTTTGATACGCTGGCCGCGGTGGTCCGGCGGAAGCTCACCGGTCGCAGCATTTTTAGCACGGACCGGGGGCACCTCCACCACTGCCTCCTTCGTGGTGGCCTGTCCCGTCCGCGGGTGCTCCTACTGGTCGCCAGCCTGTGCATCGTTGCAGTTTTCGGGGTGCTCGCCAGTATTGCTTACCACAATGAGGCGCTGGCAGTGGCGTCGGCCCTGGTTGTTGTTGTGATCTTGGTTGCTACGCGATTGTTTGGGCACGCGGAGTTTATGCTGCTCGTGCAGTCCGCTCGCGCCTTGTCTCGTTCGGTTTTGGGGGGGGCGCCGCCGTGCGGTAAGCGGTTGGAGGTGCGCCTGCAAGGCACGGCTGAGTGGGGTGAGCTGTGGACCCGGCTTACTGACTGTGCCGGCCGGCTCAATTTGCGGACCGTCGCTCTCGACGTGAACGCGCCGGCGCATCATGAGGCGTACCACGCCCGCTGGTCTCGTCCAATGGAGACCCGTGGCGAAGAGCCGGTCTGCTGGTCGGCCGTGCTGCTGCTAACGGCGTGGGGGCAAACGGTTGGGCAGGTGACGGTGAGTGGGTTACCCGACGGCGAACCGGTGTGGCAGAAGCTTGCCGCACTCGGTCGCGTGACGGACGCGGCTGAAACGGTTCTTGCAGAAGCTGCCCGGCCGCCCGTAACCGTGCCGGCCGCAACTGTGGCTGAAACCGTTTCTGCGTGA
- a CDS encoding polysaccharide biosynthesis tyrosine autokinase encodes MDDFSQQPDLAPNASGSARGGRDVFQVFWQHRGLLLLGLVVGLVLGGLGFSRRQPVYRSYAQVLVVKKQSIGTLIGDRTDPNTRLVDDYIGSHLLVLRSPLLIEEAVRKRDLGSLRSLQGGHPATIIQAGLRAEREVSKDAPVGASSNIINLSYSGGDPGDCEIIINAVIESYKDFLDRTYRTTAEGTFELVQEEARKLTKQLKEKDDAYAKFRQDKSLLTTADGLPFNETKIQEYVRREAAKRDDAKELRDRLATVRKAIDENKPLPLILALAEKKYDRDAPVAKAEAAGAAALQASLFPLQQQELDLVQFYGKDHPDVQRIRQKIEATKVFYKGLDAIVAEVKGPNEQSPAQAALNALEIELVLAEGNHQYAKSVLEDEVKQAKAQEGLHAADKQYREDIKRTTVWLDGILKRLQEVDTSRGSGGFSAQAITPPGVGLKVSPVLWQFIFMGGALGLALGAGGAYLLDVADKSFRTPEEIRRRLGLALIGHIPFAHKPSAPVTVADAAGNAVELDSGLATVHSAMSPEAEAYRGVRTALFFSTHGERHKVIQVTSPHMGDGKTTLIINLAVSIAQAGRKVLLLDADLRRPRVHRAFGLTSRIGLAEVLTGTAELADAIQMTAIPNLSVLPCGRRPSNPAELLTTPAFEDVLDDLRAAYDYVLVDSPPLLAVSDPCVVAPRVDGLVLTIRVTKNGRPAAERARDLLVRLKVNCLGVVVNGVGKQGAMAGYGYDYYRHADDYSAPYTTADHDEPGMGEGQPLTPPARLSSEPAGHVEPVANGPAHAPE; translated from the coding sequence ATGGACGATTTTTCCCAGCAGCCCGATCTGGCCCCTAATGCTTCTGGTTCCGCTCGCGGTGGGCGGGACGTGTTTCAGGTGTTTTGGCAGCACCGCGGGTTGCTGTTGTTGGGGCTTGTTGTCGGGTTGGTGCTCGGTGGGCTCGGCTTTTCTCGCAGGCAGCCTGTGTACCGGTCGTACGCGCAGGTTCTCGTCGTTAAGAAGCAATCAATCGGCACACTCATTGGTGACAGAACGGACCCCAACACTCGCCTCGTTGATGATTACATCGGGTCACACTTGCTCGTGCTTCGCAGCCCGCTGCTGATCGAAGAGGCTGTACGGAAGCGTGACCTGGGCTCGCTCCGGTCGTTGCAGGGCGGTCATCCGGCCACTATCATTCAGGCCGGTTTGCGTGCTGAGCGCGAGGTGAGTAAGGACGCCCCCGTCGGGGCGAGCAGTAACATTATCAACCTGTCGTACAGCGGCGGGGATCCGGGTGATTGTGAGATTATTATAAATGCGGTAATTGAGAGCTATAAGGATTTCCTCGATCGTACATATAGGACGACGGCCGAGGGTACGTTTGAGTTGGTGCAGGAGGAAGCCCGGAAGCTTACCAAACAGCTGAAGGAAAAGGATGACGCGTACGCCAAGTTCCGTCAGGATAAAAGTCTACTGACGACGGCTGATGGGCTGCCGTTTAACGAGACAAAGATTCAAGAGTATGTGCGGAGGGAGGCCGCTAAACGCGACGACGCGAAAGAGTTGCGTGACCGTCTTGCGACTGTTCGGAAGGCGATTGACGAGAACAAACCGCTCCCCCTCATTTTGGCTTTGGCGGAGAAAAAGTACGATCGCGACGCCCCGGTGGCGAAAGCTGAAGCGGCCGGGGCTGCTGCGTTGCAGGCCTCGCTGTTTCCTTTGCAGCAGCAGGAGCTCGATCTGGTCCAGTTTTATGGTAAGGATCATCCAGACGTTCAGCGTATTCGTCAAAAGATTGAAGCTACAAAAGTGTTCTACAAGGGGCTCGATGCCATTGTTGCTGAGGTAAAGGGGCCGAACGAGCAGAGCCCCGCCCAGGCGGCGCTGAACGCGCTCGAGATCGAATTGGTGCTTGCCGAGGGCAATCACCAATATGCGAAGTCGGTGCTCGAGGATGAGGTCAAACAGGCGAAGGCGCAAGAAGGGTTGCATGCTGCCGATAAGCAGTACCGCGAAGACATTAAACGCACCACCGTGTGGCTCGACGGAATTTTGAAGCGCCTCCAAGAGGTCGATACGAGCCGCGGCTCCGGTGGGTTTAGTGCTCAGGCGATCACTCCCCCGGGTGTCGGTTTGAAGGTGTCGCCAGTTTTGTGGCAGTTCATCTTTATGGGGGGGGCTTTGGGGCTGGCTTTGGGGGCCGGCGGGGCGTATTTGTTGGACGTGGCCGACAAGAGCTTCCGCACCCCTGAAGAGATCCGCAGGCGGCTCGGGCTGGCGCTCATTGGGCACATCCCGTTTGCCCATAAGCCTTCGGCTCCTGTGACGGTGGCCGACGCGGCCGGTAACGCGGTCGAGTTGGATTCGGGCCTTGCCACGGTCCACAGTGCCATGTCGCCAGAGGCCGAGGCGTATCGCGGGGTTCGGACGGCGCTGTTCTTCAGCACCCATGGCGAACGGCATAAAGTCATTCAGGTGACTAGCCCACACATGGGAGACGGTAAAACAACACTCATCATTAATCTCGCGGTGTCGATTGCGCAAGCGGGCCGCAAGGTGCTGCTTTTGGACGCAGATCTTCGGCGCCCGCGGGTCCACCGTGCGTTTGGTTTGACCAGCCGGATCGGGTTGGCGGAGGTGCTCACGGGTACCGCCGAACTGGCTGATGCGATTCAGATGACCGCGATCCCGAACCTGTCCGTGCTGCCCTGCGGGCGCCGGCCAAGCAATCCGGCGGAGTTGCTCACGACACCGGCGTTTGAGGACGTGCTCGACGACCTTCGTGCGGCTTACGACTACGTTCTTGTTGACAGCCCGCCGCTTCTGGCAGTGAGCGACCCGTGCGTCGTCGCCCCGCGAGTCGACGGCCTCGTTCTGACCATCCGGGTCACTAAAAACGGACGCCCGGCGGCCGAGCGTGCGCGCGACCTGCTTGTCCGGTTGAAAGTGAACTGCCTCGGTGTTGTGGTGAACGGTGTCGGCAAACAGGGTGCGATGGCTGGTTATGGGTACGATTATTATCGGCACGCGGACGACTACAGCGCTCCGTACACCACTGCCGATCACGACGAGCCAGGTATGGGCGAAGGCCAACCGTTAACTCCTCCTGCGCGGCTGAGCTCGGAACCAGCCGGTCACGTTGAGCCGGTTGCAAACGGGCCGGCGCACGCCCCGGAATAA
- a CDS encoding tyrosine-protein phosphatase produces the protein MTPLADLHLHLLAALDDGPRTWEDSLAMCRIAVSEGVRHTVALAHQSERWGVTPGQIRTAVLELRRLLVEQGIPLEVFPGAEVMAAPDLPEAWDTGRLLSIGDHRKYILIEMPHRLFIDLRPVVQRFVARGVRVILAHPEQHPELLHESGRIEELIGMGCLVQVSSGNITGPKTPADEAALRAWFRRGCVHLLGSDGHSPRKRRPLLAAAAGKVQEWVGREAAQAICGCNGERVLRGEVLTPAPPLAERRWWSFRTLFGT, from the coding sequence GTGACTCCGCTCGCCGACCTGCATCTTCACCTGCTCGCCGCCCTTGATGACGGGCCGCGCACCTGGGAAGACTCATTGGCGATGTGCCGCATCGCGGTCAGCGAAGGTGTTAGACACACTGTTGCCCTTGCGCACCAAAGCGAACGATGGGGTGTGACACCCGGCCAGATTCGTACCGCTGTTCTGGAACTCCGGCGACTGTTGGTCGAGCAGGGAATCCCGCTCGAAGTGTTTCCGGGTGCTGAGGTGATGGCCGCTCCGGACCTGCCTGAGGCGTGGGATACTGGCCGATTGCTAAGTATTGGGGACCACCGAAAGTACATATTGATTGAAATGCCTCACCGACTGTTCATCGACCTGCGACCAGTCGTGCAACGGTTCGTGGCGCGCGGCGTGCGCGTCATTTTGGCGCACCCCGAGCAGCACCCCGAGCTGCTCCACGAATCGGGGCGGATCGAAGAGCTGATTGGAATGGGGTGCTTGGTTCAGGTGTCATCTGGTAACATCACTGGGCCGAAAACTCCTGCCGATGAGGCGGCACTCAGGGCGTGGTTCCGGCGCGGCTGCGTCCACCTTTTGGGGTCGGATGGGCACTCCCCGCGAAAGCGCCGCCCGCTCCTGGCTGCTGCGGCAGGCAAGGTGCAGGAATGGGTCGGGCGTGAGGCTGCGCAGGCCATTTGCGGGTGTAATGGTGAAAGGGTATTGCGTGGTGAGGTTTTGACGCCTGCTCCGCCGTTGGCGGAGCGGCGTTGGTGGTCCTTCCGGACGCTCTTTGGTACCTGA